The following is a genomic window from Microvirga ossetica.
AAATGGAAGAAGCGGGATACCACCGCAGATCGCCCGACGGGGCCGAGAGCACCGCATTCCACGGTGCTCTCGGTTTCGGAAGAGGCGATCGTCGTCGCCTTCCGCAAGCACACCCTGCTGCCGTTGGACGATTGCCTTTACGCCCTTCAGCCCACCATCCCGCACCTGACGCGCTCATCCCTGCATCGCTGTCTGCAGCGGCATGGTATCAGCCGCTTGCCAGAGGTGACCGGTGACAAGCCCGCCAAGAAGAAGTTCAAGAGCTACCCGATCGGCTACTTCCACATCGACATCGCCGAGGTGCACACGGAAGAAGGCCGGCTTTATCTGTTCGTGGCCATTGATCGCACGTCTAAATTCGCCTTTGCCCAACTGCATGAGAAAGCCACAAGGCGCGTGGCGGGTGACTTCCTGCGGGCGCTGATCGCGGCCGTGCCTTACAAGATCCACACGGTTCTCACCGACAACGGCACTCACTTCACCACACCCGGCAACACCAGTTC
Proteins encoded in this region:
- a CDS encoding IS481 family transposase; amino-acid sequence: MGQVLHGSATTLDPVRRAIQNSQASLRALAERHGINPKTVAKWKKRDTTADRPTGPRAPHSTVLSVSEEAIVVAFRKHTLLPLDDCLYALQPTIPHLTRSSLHRCLQRHGISRLPEVTGDKPAKKKFKSYPIGYFHIDIAEVHTEEGRLYLFVAIDRTSKFAFAQLHEKATRRVAGDFLRALIAAVPYKIHTVLTDNGTHFTTPGNTSSAAPLIKEAMAHGEIFRAHSFELACAQNDIEHRLTKPRHPWTNGQVERMNRTLKDATVRRYYYDTHDQLQGHLGDFLAAYNFARRLKTLRGLTPYEYICKIWTSEPQRFRLDPLHQMPGLNI